aacaaattttttaaaaatagaacaaaacgtTTAAATACTTATACCAAAAAAGCACACAAGCTTACAacgtaaaataacaaaaataccccgCAATTAATCGATCGATTATATAGTATggtttaaaagatcgtttagatattggtacacaatCACCAGATCATTTAgggggcgtttgggggaagggttgtcACTATGGGGTTAGGTTAAGTTAAACCTAACCCCATTTTGAGGGAAGAATTATGGAAACcttagttttagggtttccataaactCGGTTGTACCCTTCAATCTCTTTCTCCTGTGTTCACTTCTCCATTCAACACGTCTTCACTCATCCCTTCAACACATGTTGGATCTTCGATTTTCCTTCCATCACAACTTCctcgtttcttcttctttttttcttcttctctttgtttATCTTCGATTTCCcttatgacatttttttttgctGCGACATCTTTCCATCACAGATCTCTCGTTTTTTTTCCTCTAAACGACCATGTGCCAAATTGGAAGAAGAAAATATTgtcccaaatttaaacaatcgtgtataaagaatcttgaaaaaaaaacctttaaacgattgtgtataaagattGGAGTAGGCAACTGTAGACGATCGTTCTAGAAAATAGACCATATTGGTtgcaaatctaaatgatcgtgtatcaaaagaattatcCTTGTCAATAATCGTGATTACAAATATCGTTATACACGATTGtgattaaaaaatattgtttatcCTTGTCAACGATTATCCTTGTCAACGATCGtgtatgaaatttttttaattaaatcgtgtagccaaatgtcaacgattgtgtactataaaatcttgaaaaataaatgatcgcgtataccAATGTACACGATGGTGTGAATTTTGTTTTTACGATCACCTACCAAATGTACATGATGGTAaaaaaagatcgtttaaacaaatgtacacgatcttgtaccattttatctaaaatataaacaatcgtgtgcCATCTTTTGAAAAAACAATCGTCTCAAATCTTAttcgatcgtgtaaccaaatttaattgTAATCAAGCTggacgatcatgtaaccaaatttcatccaaatctaaacgatcatgtaccttcggatagcaaaatctaatcgatcgtgtaccaaatatatttcgtgcacgttgttgacggcgtggttgacggagaaattttttaatttttcactaTGGGCCTGTGTCATATACATCACAGATCCctcgtttcttcttcttccttctttctttcttctttttctttccctgTTTCGATATTTTGATCTGTCTGATCTTCCACTCTCTCTTTTGGTGCTCTACCGATTTGTCTCCCTCACATTTCTTCTTCAACCCCTCTTCACGAATCTCTTCAATTCGTCTTCACGTATCTATTCAATCTGTCTTCACGTATCTCTTCAATCCGTCTTGCATGTCCATTCATCTTTTCTCTTCCATCACCGATTTCTTGTTCCTTCTTCATACATCGCCTTGGTTCTTCTTGTTATCCTTATTTCCTTCAAGTCCAACTTGAAGTGACTTCTGTAATAGCCGGATACATAAGTCCCTATGTTGGATAATAAAATCAACCCCCTTCCATCCAGAAAACCTCCTTTCGACCATGTCGTTTCCATCTCTCACTCTCTCCTCATCATCTCCCTCACTGTCCAAATATCGAACCAATCGTTGAAGGCTTGGTCGAAAGGTCTTGCCTCCAAAACGTTTCAATTTATGGGTTTCGTTTATCGGTGGGGACCATTTGTTGCCTTGGAAATGCTCACTTGGATTGGACGTCTTGGATCCGACTTCTCCTTGGACATGCATGTTCAGGTTTAGTCGATTCGAAGTCCCCTTGTCGCTCCACTTGCCGATTTGCCGCTGTGTTAGCCTTGCTGATTCGTATTTCCCTTTACTGATTTCAGACCGATGCTACACGCCACACCATTTTGTGGCAATCGGTGCGGGTGGAGCATGATAGAGAGGTAACACTAGTGttgtattttctttatttatttattttttggacAACCGATGATGAGTACTGTTGTTGCGAACTGAATTTGTTTAATAATACTTAATGAATTTgcattatttatttcatttcttaCAAGTTTGGTTGTGATATTTCATCCTTTCggttgaattaaaaaaaattcctatATGTTTGTTCTCATGTATTTTGCTTGTAAAAACTTTTGCTTTAAttcttgtaaaaaaaattgtttgcaATGGTTGTTTGTAAAAGAATTTCCTTCAATTCTTGTTTGTTTCGGCTCTGTGAAGATCATACCTTTTGGTCTATTCTGCCTCtgattgttatttccatttacTGCCATTATGtactttcttctttgttttgttcATGTCTTGACTGACTCTTGTTATGTAGAGAAATATTGGCTGCCCAAACCTACCCTTTGCAAATTTTTTTATCCCTTCAATTTATATGACAATCTACCCATTCTGTGGAAAATAGGGTACTGCCAATAGTTAGGGTTTGACCAAAGTTGTCACTTTTGTATGCTTTTACACTGTCCTTTACAGAGATTCCCATACTTTTTTTTGTATGGTCATTCATGGCATATTAACTTCCCTTAGACACCCCTATATATTCACCTTTCCTCTTTTATTTTACCACGCATTTTTGTGATTTCTATTATTGTCTTGTTCTGTCTTTTGCTACTTTCTGTTCagtatgtaattttttttccatattggcATCATTGTTAATTCGTGTTACCTTTCTTCTGTCTTGTTCTGTCTTATGGAATTCCTTTTACAAATCTTTTGTTTGTATGTATGTTTCTGCCTTCTTTTTTCACATATGTTTGTGTGTTGGTTTCTCACCTACATTCCATATTTCCTTATTTGGTATTCATGTATGTTTTGGTATATTCTCACATAAGTTCTTTCCATACTCACGTAAGTTATTGATATTCACTTTATTTCATGTCTTGCGTGCATTCTTTGTCATTTCATTTGCCTACTCATATGCTTTGTTCTATGTTTTTCCTACCTCCTCGTTGATGTTTCCACAACTATGGAATCTGGTTCAACTTATCGAACCGATTTATTAACTCTAAGGCTGCTTAACATATTCTGAAAAATGATTTTTACACATAAAAACTGTTTTTTTAACAATCATCATTGAATCTTCATTTCGTGACCTTGCTTCTACGTACAAGGTATGTAATCCTTccattttagatttatttctctTCACATATTCTGCATTTAAATTACTTGACATGTTTTCGGCGTTTGTCGTATCGTAACTTATTTACGTTTTGTATGCAAAACGTTTGCGGTCAACCCACCCTTGTAAGAGGTATTAAGGATTCGCCTCTGTTGTAGATTTAAATTTCATATTGTAAAGTATGCAATTTCACACTATTTGTAGCTTACAAACTAACGGTTTTGTAACTAATTTTGGTATGGACATTTCATCTATTTAATAAAAGGCAtattcttttgtatttttttctacGCTTACCAAGTTAGAAATTTGTGTTCGTTTTTTATATGGACGTGGAATGCAGTTTCTTTCGAATCTTACAACCCCAATGTCAAATTGTTcagtaagttttttttttcttttctactaCCTTATCATACCAATCATAGCTATAAAATGTGAATTTCGTTCATTGAAACGTAATAGAAATGAGGATTATACATATTTTTCGCATAAcaatttttgaaattgttgtttttaaaatatgCCACTACGTTTTCCAAGTAATTAAATATAGTACATTTAAGACGTAGTTTACTACACATTTTCCTCACATTATAATACCCATTTAACTAAGTTATGACGAAAATCAAACTTCGGTTGTTAAAAACATGGTGAAGTAGTCATTATACAGTTGCATTTTTAAACAGTTTAATCGCTACACCCTTTTAAAACAAGGTTTCAAATAACTTATGCTGTTAAAATGAAAACTAATGACTATCCCTCAATCAAAAAATTTTCAGatgtttgattttaaaattttcgtTTATGTGCAAATTGGAAATTTTTCTTAAATGTGGATCTTTTGACAatgtatattttttagaaaattttcgGTACTTTCATATGGATCAGCAAACCCTTATTGAAGTTCTATATGCATTCACACTGGCTCAATGTCAGATGCTCCAAATGTTGGATGCActaatgaacaacaataagcgtATCCTACATACCCCCGTCTGATACTAGGCATAGAATTAGGCAGCTTGCGTAATTTCGGATGATACAAGAGTCTAATCTTGTGTGTTGACAAAGCACGCGCATGGACAGGCGAACATTCGCTATTCTATGCCATATGCTTAGAATTGTAACTGGTCTTTCTTTGATAGAGGTTAttgatgttgaggaaatggttgCGATGTTCTTGCACATTCTTGCCCATGATGTGAAGAACCACGTAATTCAACGAGAGTTTGTACGGTTAGGTGAGACAGTATCCCGACATTTCAACCTCGTCTTGTTGGTTATGCTACATCTCCACGACGAGTTGATAAAGAAACATGTGTCAATAACAAACAACTGCATTGATCAACATTGAAAGTGTTTCGAAGTGCGTGTAGTAGAAGTATATTGTATTTCACGCATCAATACATAAAACTAATGTAGATGCATTCCTTTAAACTTGTAGATTGTCTTGAGGCGTTGGACAAGACGTACATCAAGGTTAACATCCATGCAGCAGATCGCCCTATGTTTAGAACACATAAGGAGGAAATTGTGACTAATGTACTCGACATTTGCGACATTAAAGGGGATTTCATATATGTCCTCGCCAGTTGGGAAGGATCTGCACCAGAGTCGCGGATTTCGCGGGATGCCTTTGCACGACCCAATGGACtgcaagtgccaaagggtatttaCGATTTTGATTTTACGAATGAGCCATTTTGAAAGTGCATATCCAACGCGCATAATCCACGTGTTTTTGTGTttaggatattattatctgtgcgatgcggGTTATCCAAACACTGAGAGATTTCTTACCTCGTACAGAGGCCAAAGGTACCACTTGCAAGAGTGGTGTGGTGCTGGAAATGCCCCAACCAATGCAAAGGaatacttcaacatgaagcactatTCTACGAGGAATGTGATTGAGCGCGTGTTCGATCTTCTAAAGGGTCGTTGGACAATACTTCATACGAAGTCATACTATCCCCTTCAAGTGCAATGTCGCACCATCCTAGCATGTTGCCTGCTGGACAATTTGATAAACAAGGAAATGCCCAATTGCGATGACATTGACGACTTTAACGAGGGGGATTCTGCGTACACCATGACCAACACTAGAGAATACATTTAATACATCAAGTGGCTCAGTGGTACGACGAATTGGCTGAAGCGGTGTTCACCGAATGGTAATTGTGTAATGCTTAAATTAGAACCCCTGCGATTGTATGTCGGTTTAAATGACATGTACTTTGTCATTTTTCATATCTAATGTATGGTGCATGATTTACAACAATAATTATAGGTCATAATATATGTTGTTATTTGTGCTTCTCAGTATCGCAATCTCGTCCCGTGCCCCAAAACATGTATGACGCCTGAGGAGGAAGACACTCTCGTAGAGTGTTTAATGGAGCTGGTGCCCAACGGGGGATAGAAGTCCGACAATGGTACGTTCCGGCCAGGTTACCTGGCCTGattggtacgcatgatggccAATAAATTGCCTAGATGTCGTGTCCGTACAACTAATGTAATCAATTGCAGAATGAATACTTTTAAGCGGACCTTTCAGGCCATCGAAGAAATGCGGGGGCCAACGTGCAGTGGCTTCGGCTAGAACGATGAACAAAAATGCATCATTGCAGAAAAGGAAGTGTTCGATTCCTGGGTTAGGGTAAGGAAAATGATCTAAACATCACACTACTTGCGCATTGTACATTTAGTTCACAATTATCATATCAGTAGTTTTAAGTAGTcctgttttctttttcctagtCGTATCCTGCAGTGAAGAGACTCCTTAACAAACCCTTTTCTTATTACAACGAACTTGCATATGTGTTCAGATACGATAGGGCGACAGGTCGCTGGTTTGCCGACGTTGGGTCTAACGAGCCTATCGGGTATGAGAGGTTTAACATGCCGTTTGGGAACGATGACTTCCCATCCATGTATAGCCAGAGTTTGACATGTTCTAGGATAATGTACGCACATCACGACCTACTCGTTCGTCAAACGGTAGGGCGGATCCAACAAATCGAAGAGAAAGAAGGGAAGCCAGCGAGAGGGTGAACTCGACATCATACATATGGCCCTCGAGACTACAAACGACCAACTTAGAACGATTACCGAGTGGCCTGCACATGCCCTTGTCAATGACACCCACGTTCGACAAGAATTCTTACGCCTATTTTGTGAGATGCTCGACTTAAGTGGGATTGAAAGGGCGTTGTGCCAGAGGCATATgctgtctcgtatggacgacatGCGGGGTTTTGTAGAGATGACTGACCATGAGAGGAAAACCTTTTGCAGTGTCCTCTTACAAGACATCTCCAG
This region of Cucumis melo cultivar AY chromosome 7, USDA_Cmelo_AY_1.0, whole genome shotgun sequence genomic DNA includes:
- the LOC127150388 gene encoding protein ALP1-like, which produces MDRRTFAILCHMLRIVTGLSLIEVIDVEEMVAMFLHILAHDVKNHVIQREFVRLDCLEALDKTYIKVNIHAADRPMFRTHKEEIVTNVLDICDIKGDFIYVLASWEGSAPESRISRDAFARPNGLQVPKGYYYLCDAGYPNTERFLTSYRGQRYHLQEWCGAGNAPTNAKEYFNMKHYSTRNVIERVFDLLKGRWTILHTKSYYPLQVQCRTILACCLLDNLINKEMPNCDDIDDFNEGDSAYTMTNTREYI